The genomic window AGTAAggtaattagaaattaaatttataatttaataatgtaatattgtattataaatgtctaTGTTATACActaaatacgtaatatatctAACCCTCTTTCAACAAGCATCAGTGGTTCAGTGGTAGAATGCTCGCCTGCCACGCGGGCGGCCCGGGTTCGATTCCCGGCTGAtgcataaatttttttgctttttttttaatcatttttttcaagctaaaatattttaagttaaaattttttttatactgataaatcggaaatgaaaaaaaaaaataatacaaatcatcaaattttatatgacTGAATAACTTTCTCATTTTCTcaagatttataattaaaaataaaaacatcaagGAGATAACTGTTCTGCTTTAGAGTAGATGTCAAGTGAACATAGgcattaactattaagtactGCCAGTACTGGGGAGGGGGATTGAGCAATATATGCTCATTACACCTACATGCACTGCTGTAATAAAGCAGCTGGTATCTTAAACTTCTGGTAGGGAGGCATATTCCCCTTAAGCCCCTCAATTTCCACctacgatttaaaattatttaaaatggttaatacaataaaattttaacatagtattaaatctatgaattgtattatattttataatagtaaatgtaTGAAGTAAATATGCTACCTAATagatatctattaaaataatcaaggttacggttattattattaggtaattagGTTTAACTGGTATAAGCAAAAATGCCCAAAGCTAGCATTAGGCAATTTTggggtataatttataaatgtgaaaaatattgtaatataatgggaacaaatattgatattatgtaaacacagtataactttaataacaattaccacataatatttagGCACAAGATCTCTCTCCAATAATGGTTCAATATCAGTTACTGGTAAAAATTGACTTTGCATGCATGTATAATTGTACACTGATCCATCCCAATCTCTGGTCAAAtttgtctaaaattataaatataaataatcatgaattattaaactatagaatataacatttatatgaaGAAATAGTAGTTAATCATTAGCATTAGGATATCAAATATcctttaatactaaattttgaatttttttttgacaatatttaaacttatttactcTTTTAGTTTGTAATTCATTTACAATTTCACAACCAAaagtacaaacaaataaaaaaaccgtaaatattgataggtaactaattataaatgcaatattatatttatataaattatagaaaaacctTTCCATCATCACATGTAGAATTGATATCCATGGATCCCATTGTTACcatgtttttcttttgttttggGGCACTATATACAGCAAAATCTTCATTTTCTGTAACAATTTTTGAGATACTACCATAATTTTCTCCATTTGAACGGTCAGGTAAATATCTACCAGGCcaactgtaattaaaaaaaattatattcatcatactaaatagaaaattttaaactaacttttcatacttaaaaaatatatattttaatgtattcaatTACAAATAGAGTTGTACAGTTATCACAAGAATTAATTAAGCAaggtttaactatttttattttaaaaaaatgaatacattttactagtatatttaaatgaatttatatttcaaattgtgAACTTATGGGACTCAACACAAACATGTTCAGTTAAGGATTCATTATTCTcttgaagaataaataaaaatgtatactagtaacaaaattaaatcaacaaatatcatttttttaaaaatatattcatttttgtcaATTAAAGACATAACTCAACAGTTATTCTGGCATTCACACTCCGATTATGTCATTGTTTTTGATAtacttatgattatataaataatttaaatgataaatataactaacttGTTGTGCTTATTGGAGTTATCAGTAggctttaaattaataacatcaaCTGACATAGGTacatctgaaaataaaatgttatcatcaatatttaatatccaatgtactcaaaaaattataaattactaattttaaattctgggatatttatataggtcgttattattttattatacctagtattattttactaattcattacttatgtattatctatgataatatatcattattctttaatcagaacaataagtaattaatcaggtattttatgttttcattgaaaatattaatttttatttatccgaACATACaagaattaaacattatacactataatttatataaacaggTATAACAGAAtgataattcttattttacatagatctattttaatatgtacctatattatttactgtaagtgagtaaatattttagtatttaaaatgtttaatacctactacatataacaaaatttcttaattttacaataattcacAAATGCCAATAATAGTGTTAAATGTCAATTATtcattgatattatgttttgaattacTCACTATGTTGTTGTAATTGAAATGAAGTTTCTTTTTCATTCGCTAAAGTTGATGCCCACAAGAACACTAAATGTAGAACACAAAAACCCGTTCTTAAAGAAAACATAatgttcaaatttcaaataccaATAACTAAACactgaaaaactaaaataaaatatgcaatgtTAAGACATCTTCACCGATGATTCGATGACGCTCAACTAATTGAAATTGCTCGTTAATGCTCAATTAAGCATGAAATTAATgagattgaaaataattactttctcaaataattcaaactaattatttggttgttttgaaatcattaatataccTTATCACTacgaaatttgataaaatcattGATAGCAAGGTAGATGATATGAAAATCATCaaagcatttataaaaataattagaatttagaattataattaaatttattatttaacggaataatgtaactaaaaaatataattaatttaatttaatccattaattatattttattttggtaaaattacttttattttcgtattatAGAAATTCAGTTTGTTACCTCCTTGAAGTATCTGCGCGTCACCGATCACCATCAATTGAGGTTATAAACAAATCGACTATTTCTCTTTCCTTGATTCTTTCACTGAAAAGTTGTGTTCGCGTTACTTCTTTTAGTTACATTAacatctttttatattttataatccgGTAAAATGCCACCAAAAGGtgaaaaaaaaggtaattatacacgtatttatattattactactgtACTAAAGcagcaataaatattttgtatgacaTTTTGACGGTCCATTTTGTGCCGTCACTATAAGCACATGGCCTGTCGCTGAATTCCAATCTCGGttttcattgaataatattttataaatttgttcagAATGTCCGTCGCATGCTTACATAAATACCAAATCTCATTGATGTATAGTACTTATTacatgtatttactatttgtcGTAATTTAATGTTGCTCGATGCAATTGTGGCAGCGATTAATgtctgaataaataattttaatttcctaTTCAAATACaccatttttactattatctaCACGTAATACGTATACTACCTATAaggtattaaattgattttaacgatttctatagtttattttgCCCTTCCGCAacagttataatttagaaagtattaattatcttttacttatgaattttaattttactgctCTTACCTACTCAACaactacattattaattattaagatagtaaaaaatatatttaaataccttcCTTCATAGTAGTGTTCAATTTCTTTAATCATTATGTGTGATTAATTTTCCATTACAACCATGCTTGAACCTGAAAAACGTTATACTTATTAGAAGATAAGATTAAAGATACTAATTAAaccattgtaatattaaagattttcaATTAAGATATTTGAGTATATcgaattaaatcaattttatattcttttgttAAGAGTTACACATGGTGATGTACCTTTGAATTGTACTAACTTCATAtcgaatgttaaaaaaaaaaaataataaattttttatatacaagttaaaaaaaattataggaaattaaatacctatgttttagtagatcattattataatgcaacaGCTAtgatctaattaaaaataaaaacatactattGTATGCCTAGTATTGTGTACCTAGGAGTTATTGCAAAAATCTAACcttaggtaattaatttaatttttataattttttatcttcattttcaaaaattaaaaagtattttttaactataggtatttttagttaatatatatgtatacatttataattaggtattttaatttgttataaatacctaagtattctataattgtatttttaatcaaaacctAGTATATTTGCATGTGCTTGTCATATGTAATTAGGCTAAACATTTGATTTCACCCatagtttttttgatttatttctcATCCtagttaaaagtatattatttcaattttcaatagtataaaaatatttttattgataagtaTAATCTGACTAAACtacattatttagttatgtAATAAGAAAATGCATTACAAGAAgttagttgtatatttttttaatgtttaatatgcttaaagatgttttatttcataatttatttatttatactgcctaatcctatttaaatatatttataatattcttttataatttatttatttatctaatttctttcattttgttatttattttagctaaACCCGCTGCTTCGGGCAGTGGTGGTGGAGATAAGAAACCATCAGGTAGTGAAAAGAAGCCTGCAGCTGCTTCATCTGAAAAGAAACCAGAAAAGAAGCAACCTGCACCAGCTCCTTTACTTGATACCAAAAAGCCCGCTGAAAAGAAATCTGCAGACAAAAAACCTGCAGCTGATAAAAAACCAGCTCCCGAAAAGAAATCTGCCCCTGAAAAGAAGGCAGCACCTGAAAAGAAAGCTGCCCCAGAAAAGAAAGCTCCGGCTGATAAGAAACCCGCAGACAAGAAATCTGCACCAGCAGCTGCTGAAAAGAAACCCGCTGATAAGAAGAAGGATGATTCTAAAGCTAAGGCTGAATCTTCCAAGAAAGCTGATCAATCTAAACAGGGTAAGAGTGCAGACAAAGGTACCAAACGACCATCTACCGAAACTGAAAAGCCTGGACCAGCTCCTAAGAAATCTACAGCTAGCAAAGCTACTGATAGCAAATCTAAGAAGGAGCCAGAAAAGGCCAAAAAGGAAGCAACCAAGAAGAAGGCTGCTGATGCACCAAAATCTGCCCCAGCGGCCAAGAAAGCAGCAGTTGATCCAGCTGCTCCTAAAGCAGCTAAAAAAACTGTTGCTAAAAAGGACAAGCCCAAGTCAGCAACCAAATCTAAAACAGGAGATAAGAAAGAAACTAAAGCTGCTGATAAAACCAAGAAACCACTTAAAGGTAAATCAGCCGCAGCtaagaaattaattaagggagctgctgctgctgctgccgcTAAGCTCAGGAAAGAAAAGAAAGCTGATAGTGCCAAGGGTGTTAAAGGAGTAAAAGTTGGATCAAAACGTGATGCTGTTAAGAAAGCACTGAAGTCTAAAATCAgggtaaattaaaatctaacatcataagtaatattatgatggaaAACTATTAGTTAGGGGATGTTggcatattatttgttttactttgATTCATGCACAACAAAGCAAATTGTTCTTaggaaaacaaattttatgttaagttGAGTGAATTgaccttaattaattttaaagttgggttaattatttatggtaacaatatggtttaatatttttaataacagttcaattttttagtaaGTTATGAGCTTATAGCATCTTACAATTTAAGtgcttatacatatattgcataaaaattgaaatattataaacagatGGGTCAATTAACTTAAAAGCTAACAGTAGAAGATTGGTTTTCTTAATCTTAAATTGTTCATGTCGATTGTGAGTCAGATGGAAAATGCAAATAGTGCAATGACATGCTCTTATCTTAATATgatcatcaaaaaataaaattttattaatttttagactcTGAAAGGGCCCCATGGTACTAGAATTCGCAAGATCAGGTATTCCGTCCATTTCCGTCGCCCCAAGACTTTCCAACCACCAAGGAACCCCAAATACCCAAGGAAATCAGTTCCCAAGAgaaataggtaaattaataattaagttaactaTTTGTGTtatatggtttaaaaatatatatgacaaatataatctaatacatattacaattcAATAGGATGGATGCTttcaatataatcaaattcCCCTTGACAACTGAATCtgctatgaaaaaaattgaagacaACAACACCTTAGtctttattgtacatttacgTGCCAATAAGCACCATGTAAAAGCTGCAGTTAAAAAGATGTACGATATCAATGTGGCCAAAGTCAACACTTTGAtcaggtaattaataaaatatatagggttaatagtttatatgttactttttgtaatatttatttatcatattatatttagagatTGTGTGATGATCTAATGAGAATCTCTCAgaggaattaaaattaatcttatgattgatacaattattaactgataatttctaaatatactattattacttaaatattgcattatttactattcattattatttaatgttaaaacataaaatcatttaaccaCCACAATTCATATGATGACTTATTGAGAATCTctcagatattaaaaataatgtgattGACATGTTTATGTCTGATGTAACAAATATTGATTAGGTACTGTTAATAATGTGTAGATTCACACACAAGAAAGatcataaaaaactaaataaagtgATGACTTTGAGAATatcagatattatttataataaatgtttgaaaaaattgtactgatagtttttgatcaaatttaagtattatattattggtaattactaccttattactataattttttatgaattaaccgtgtataatattcaatgtattttgtttataaaaaaaaaaaacgttaggTTAGATTAAGTTGTTATATGATGACTTATTGAGAATCTCTCagatattctaaattatatgattgacaaaatatttgtctgataatttaagtttttattcaataattaaattatatacataagtgCCTATTTTATGCaaactattgttttaattaaatgatgaCTTTGAGAATATCAGATATTACTTGTAATAAATGATTGAACACTTGTTCTGAtagttcttattaaaatatagcttGAGGATATCGTAAAGTTTAATGtgctattgaaaatatattctgtCCCTACTTGATATGTATTTACCTGACaacgaatatttcattttcaggCCCGACGGCAAAAAGAAGGCGTATGTACGATTAGCACGGGATTATGATGCATTGGACGTTGCGAACAAAATTGGTATCATATAAACGCCTGATTGTttcatatttacttttattttaataaaataaaaaaaaaaaataaaaaatccaaatctgtattcctttttttttttttttgatcgtATCTTTCACCACAAGAGGAGGAGGAGGTTACACGTTATAATATCGTGAAAAAAAATCCTCTGGTTCCATAGCAACtcgttataacaataatgcatAAAATCATATAGCGATGTCGGCGACCTAATCGCGAATTTCGTGCGGTCTTTAACGCGTACGCCAAGTCTGACGGCTTTAGCGGTGTcatggcggcggcggcggcggtactGCTGTTCGTCCTAGTGTCGCGGATCGCGGCGACCACCGACAAGTACGGTACGTTTCTGTTGTCCGGCTCCAACCTCGAGTGGCCGTCGGTGGCCGAGGAGAGCGGCGACATACTGTACGGCCGGTACGAACCTCGCAAGATCCTCGTGCACGGGTTCCAGATGGACGGCGACCGCGCCTTCGTGACCATGCCGAGGTTCACGAAGACCGGCGTGCCGTGGTCGCTGGGCGTGTTCCGGTTGGACGCGTCGGACTTCGAGCCGGACATCCGGCCGTATCCCGATTACGGTCATTACGACGGGAAGTCGTGCGGCGGCGGCGCCGGTCGAGCTTGTATCGTCAACGTGGTCGACGCGTACGCGGAGGCCGGCGTGCTTTGGGCCCTGGACACGGGCACCGTCAACGTGCTGTGGAAGCCGTTGCGACTGGGCCCGGCCCGGTTGATCGCCGTCGACCTGGCCACGGACGCGGTGATCCGGGCCGCCGACCTGTCGCCGGTCACGTGGCCGGACAGCGTGCTCGAGCACGTGGTCGCGGTGCGCACGTCCTGCGGCCGGCTGTACGTGTACGTGTCGGACGTGGCCCGGCACAGGATCGTCGTGTACGACGCGGCCGCGGACAGGCTGCACACGATCCGGCTGCCCGAGACCGCGGCGGCGGACGGCCACCGGCGGCCGGCCGTCCTGTACCTGGTGCCCGTCAGCGTGGCCGGCCGCTCGTACGTGTACTTCACGTACCGGCACAGCGGCTACGTGTTCTCGCTGGACGCGTGGTCCCGGGACAGCGTCGCTCACGGCGCCGTGTCCGAGGTGGGCGTCAAGCCGGTGGGCATGCACGTGCTGGGCTCGGACGGCGGCACCAACGTGTACTTCCGGACgtccggcggcggcggcggcggcaccgACGTGTGGGCGTGGGACGTGAACCGGCCGCTGGACGTGCGCAGCTTCGTGCTCGTCCACCGCAGCTACCTGTACCTGACGCCGACCGCCGTGGTGGCCGGCTGGCGGAACACCGTGTGGACGGTCGAGTCCAACTACGACGAGTACGCCGCCGGCGACGTCGACTGCACCGGTGCCAGGACGCTGTTGCGACCCCTGAACGGCGGCGTCGACGACTGCAACGGGTTCTTGTAGGTCTCTTCTCGTGTGCTCGATCGTCGTCGACTCGTGTATTGCATACTGTGTGCAGGTTTCTACTCTTAATTTTCCAGTTTTGCACCGGTCTTCTTTCCTAAAGCTTTAAGTTTGATTTCTCCTGACgatcgcttttttttttttgtaaaataataagtttatcagTATCCAAAGTGCCAACTCGACCACAAGGTTACACACTATCGTTTGTGCGGTTACGAGTGAgttacatattgttattttgccaatttaataaacagattataatgaaatactatgttttttcgataattttgaataaattgtatataattaaatatgcttTAACGAGTTTGGTCTTTCGTTCTTcactatagaatatagattctAAGAATTCGACTTCAATGCCTTCCATTCGTGTCTATTGATAACATTtcagtgatttaaaaaaaaaaatctccggTCAGGTCTTAGACTATAAGTACTGTCTAAGATATAAGAATAAAGAAAGTATATACcgtatactatagtatactaCTTGAcgtttatagactatagtactGTATTGaaacaatactattaaattctttaatttgcctactttgaattaaatacattcgattataataatttgtattaattattctaagtcattctttatttacaataggtataaatgGTGTAATAAGCCTCTACTTTTAAcgacaaatcaaaaataaaataatttcttttgtcATGCTTGcaacgaaaaattatttttggtactgtttgaagttgaaaaatgaCTATAatccattaataaaaaagtgtgTACACTTGGTGAATAACTTTAAGTATAAgagttattttatcaatagaaATAGAACAAAAAGTTACTTTaactatttgtaatttaaattaattaataaaattatcaaagaaGAATGCAGATTTTGGAAATTATAACATGAAGTCATACTTATTGAGGTTCTtctgtgttaaatatttaatattgaatcattttgaatttttatttctaaataaacacataaattcCCTAATGAATCAaagtatattagttataaacttAAGAGTAAATTAAGGTAagaattaaactaataataactaatattatgaagtccaaatttttttataaattaaaaattgtgtattattcataagaatctagtaatttatatagaattattatatactccaataatcattgtaataaatataatataaaaaaaatattaataattattattatttaaatatataaatatattataaaataatattttaaaggggaataataaaaaaatctcattaagataaataatggTGTAATGTTatttcaacataaaatataaatatgctattatttacttaattaatgcgtgtattggtatattatagttaattacgtttttttaatgaatatagtaaaaaaatataaaataaaatatacatattaatatattcaattgtaAGTTAGTATTATTTTCCAGGGGTTGGAGGGGGACAAATGTTTTTCTTTCTGCTCAACCCATTAATGAGTGCCCAtgccaataatttatttaaagactaATGATTTTGGTAGAAGTGGATAGGATTATaggaataaaaacataaacatatttgGAAATGGGTggaaaagttaatttaattagaataaacacaacaacaataatagtcacagagtaataattataataaacctttctttttttaatacattttttatttatgacctCGTCGTGTTTTAACTAATGGCTTAGCTCTAGCACcctttttatttgatttcttTTTGTCCATTCGCATTTTAGCACGCATATCTTTCTTCATTCTCGGATCTACTACTTTGTATGGTCCTTTCACGCCAGCCGGACGTTTCGCTCGTTTGGCAGCCGTGTGTTTTTTggatacaacatattttatttcttgtttaggctgtttcaattttttgtaaatcctaattgaaaaaacattttgtaaattaaattgtattactggaaaaaattataaaagcacTTACTGTCTGACTTGTCGAGCTTTTTCGGCATCTGTAACATCAGTATTTTCCACAACACCTTCCAACTTCTTCTTTGCCTTTTCCATTTGACGTAGTGCACGCTTCTTCTTTCTAGCTTAGCTTCACCAACTTTCTTAATAggtcttatatttatatcttcaTGTCTTTTACCAAATTCGTCCACTAGTTCCTAAAAAGaggaatattatacaattaatattatatttataaataatgatagtagGAATTCAATGTAGTCTGTTtctgtttataatttctttaaaaactgaaatttgacaattttttaatttttaatattacaaatgtataaaatttgttcTCCGGAAAACGCAGCGacaaattcaaatatgtttttaaaattatagcttTACTAGATTATAGTAAAGAATATTCCAAAATTTTATGTTGCAAGTGTGttagacaaaaaaattaactacatTGAATCTTATTAACaaagtattttcaaatatacctTAGGTACAGGCACGTGTTTGCGCATGTGTTTTGCTTCATCATCTACAAACCAATCAGGTAGATCTTCATCATTGAACGCAAACCTATTCCAGGCAGCATCAATAATGTctcttttcattttttttgaagaagCCATCATTGTACCCAAAGCAAGACCGTCATCATCCAAAACTTTAGCATTcctctttttcttttttttacctataataaaaattgcatttaattatttaatacaaacaaataatatatttaggttCTTTACCTGCTGGTGTAAGTACAGGTTTATCATCCCATTCATTTATAGGTATTGCAGCACTTTGATCTTCAGCTTCACTGATTTCAGATTCAGAATCGGAGTCTGTAGTTTCGTCATCATCAGCATCATCTTTTtggtttacttttatatttttgttgggtttttttaaattaccctTTTCActttcatcatcatcatcatcgtcatcATCTAAATTGTTTCTATACAATTTCCCACCTTTAGATTTAATTACAGCAGCCATTTTTTCTAACTCGTAATCTTCATCTTCTTCTCTTTCTACATCTTTAAATATGtcctatacaaaatttaaattatttaactattcataatttcaaccattttataataatgctattaaatatattatattatagtcatttacTTTGTCAAACCAAAGTTCAGCTTTAGAAGTACGCTTGTCCTTTACATCTCGATAATCAAGATCAGTAAGTAGAGGATGGTTTTCATTTGGATCAGCAAAAGTGACTTTTTTTTTGGGTAATGCCTTTGATGATAGATTTTTATCTGAAAAAcctattaaaacaaatgacatttaaatgaatgcattttttataaaaacaaacaacaattaaaatacctaatccTTCAGTATCACTATCAACTTCATCTGATGAATCATGTTCTGATGCACTTTCATCTGAACGGTAAAacctacacaaataaaatatatgataaaattaaattaaaaataataaattaatatttttcattattacattCCAGATTTGTCGAGGTATGTATTGTTTGGATCATATTTCACTTTTTTAGGTTTAATCTCAACATCAGAATCCTCAGACTCAACTATATCTGGTTCTTGATCAATTACAGTGTCTAaagctttttttgtttttatattagacaGTTGAAATACACCAGTTTCACGTTCTTCAGTTGGCCCCAAATCGTCTTTATGcaccatttttaaattcattttagtcTGTAACTTTGTTCTTTCTTTGTTGGTTTTCTTCTTCTTGCGTTTTAATTCTCTCCTTTCTTCATCCTATATTACAACCAACATTCATTTtagagttataaattaaaaataaataacaataaaatttattagatatacaaACCTGCAACTCTTTGATTTCTTTATCAACTTCATCCAATTCTTTTTCGTCTTCTGATAGCtcaacattattttctttgttttcaTCACCAGAATCCACAGTTTCAACCTTCTCTTCTTTATCTTGGAACACTTTCCACCAGTTCATAAGTGATCTTATATCTTTTCGGCCTAAAACTTTAATATCTTTACAACActcttttatttcatttgttgTACTTGGATGGTTAGCTATTACTGGATCATCTAAAACAatctaaaaaagaataaaacaattaaataatttaatatattgagtGTCAAGTTGCCACAAGTTGGTGCATAAGCATATTTtgtaacaacaatattttttttttcataaatgttaactgtaatatttaggatagaatattttatactctgacctacaagaaaagtaaaatgtgttctaataaaaacatgttgATGCATCCTACTTATTAAacatactaaaaatgttagaCTTGGTCAACATTGGTTTCTATAGTTTGTCTTGGTGTGCAAAATGCTTTACTTCTTTCGTGGAcgagtataaaaaaacaaaactgatatcactataatatttttatatcttcctttgtatagttttatacttatagtatATGACAAATAGTAGTTTTGATAATGTCAGCATTATTTATTTGCCTTTAGACAGGGTGgtatttatagtttgtataaCTTTTagaacatataaaattaaataattctttactACCTGTAAGACCTTGTGATTAATTTGACATTGGTTGAGAAGTGGGGACATACTttgatatattaacaataataatcga from Aphis gossypii isolate Hap1 chromosome 1, ASM2018417v2, whole genome shotgun sequence includes these protein-coding regions:
- the LOC114131740 gene encoding protein yellow-like, with protein sequence MAAAAAVLLFVLVSRIAATTDKYGTFLLSGSNLEWPSVAEESGDILYGRYEPRKILVHGFQMDGDRAFVTMPRFTKTGVPWSLGVFRLDASDFEPDIRPYPDYGHYDGKSCGGGAGRACIVNVVDAYAEAGVLWALDTGTVNVLWKPLRLGPARLIAVDLATDAVIRAADLSPVTWPDSVLEHVVAVRTSCGRLYVYVSDVARHRIVVYDAAADRLHTIRLPETAAADGHRRPAVLYLVPVSVAGRSYVYFTYRHSGYVFSLDAWSRDSVAHGAVSEVGVKPVGMHVLGSDGGTNVYFRTSGGGGGGTDVWAWDVNRPLDVRSFVLVHRSYLYLTPTAVVAGWRNTVWTVESNYDEYAAGDVDCTGARTLLRPLNGGVDDCNGFL
- the LOC114131741 gene encoding LOW QUALITY PROTEIN: pre-rRNA 2'-O-ribose RNA methyltransferase FTSJ3 (The sequence of the model RefSeq protein was modified relative to this genomic sequence to represent the inferred CDS: inserted 1 base in 1 codon): MGKKSKIGKQRKDKFYHLAKETGFRSRAAFKLLQLNRKFEFLQKARVLIDLCAAPGGWMQVAKQNMPVSSIVIGIDLYPIKPVPGCICLTEDITTPQCQSALSKELQTYKADVVLNDGAPNVGQNWIYDAYSQSCLTLSALKLCCHNLREGGWFITKVFRSKDYNALMWVFKQLFKKVHATKPQASRSESAEIFVVCQYYLKPSKLDMRFFNPNYVFKDLEVNPQVKLDSESKTQKKPKAEGYPDNTTILFKQLPVSTYIQAKNPAIALQDAYEIVLDDPVIANHPSTTNEIKECCKDIKVLGRKDIRSLMNWWKVFQDKEEKVETVDSGDENKENNVELSEDEKELDEVDKEIKELQDEERRELKRKKKKTNKERTKLQTKMNLKMVHKDDLGPTEERETGVFQLSNIKTKKALDTVIDQEPDIVESEDSDVEIKPKKVKYDPNNTYLDKSGMFYRSDESASEHDSSDEVDSDTEGLGFSDKNLSSKALPKKKVTFADPNENHPLLTDLDYRDVKDKRTSKAELWFDKDIFKDVEREEDEDYELEKMAAVIKSKGGKLYRNNLDDDDDDDDESEKGNLKKPNKNIKVNQKDDADDDETTDSDSESEISEAEDQSAAIPINEWDDKPVLTPAGKKKKKRNAKVLDDDGLALGTMMASSKKMKRDIIDAAWNRFAFNDEDLPDWFVDDEAKHMRKHVPVPKELVDEFGKRHEDINIRPIKKVGEAXARKKKRALRQMEKAKKKLEGVVENTDVTDAEKARQVRQIYKKLKQPKQEIKYVVSKKHTAAKRAKRPAGVKGPYKVVDPRMKKDMRAKMRMDKKKSNKKGARAKPLVKTRRGHK
- the LOC114131739 gene encoding uncharacterized protein LOC114131739 encodes the protein MPPKGEKKAKPAASGSGGGDKKPSGSEKKPAAASSEKKPEKKQPAPAPLLDTKKPAEKKSADKKPAADKKPAPEKKSAPEKKAAPEKKAAPEKKAPADKKPADKKSAPAAAEKKPADKKKDDSKAKAESSKKADQSKQGKSADKGTKRPSTETEKPGPAPKKSTASKATDSKSKKEPEKAKKEATKKKAADAPKSAPAAKKAAVDPAAPKAAKKTVAKKDKPKSATKSKTGDKKETKAADKTKKPLKGKSAAAKKLIKGAAAAAAAKLRKEKKADSAKGVKGVKVGSKRDAVKKALKSKIRTLKGPHGTRIRKIRYSVHFRRPKTFQPPRNPKYPRKSVPKRNRMDAFNIIKFPLTTESAMKKIEDNNTLVFIVHLRANKHHVKAAVKKMYDINVAKVNTLIRPDGKKKAYVRLARDYDALDVANKIGII